A region of Arabidopsis thaliana chromosome 5, partial sequence DNA encodes the following proteins:
- a CDS encoding Pentatricopeptide repeat (PPR) superfamily protein (Pentatricopeptide repeat (PPR) superfamily protein; FUNCTIONS IN: molecular_function unknown; INVOLVED IN: biological_process unknown; LOCATED IN: mitochondrion; EXPRESSED IN: 12 plant structures; EXPRESSED DURING: 4 anthesis, F mature embryo stage, petal differentiation and expansion stage, E expanded cotyledon stage, D bilateral stage; CONTAINS InterPro DOMAIN/s: Pentatricopeptide repeat (InterPro:IPR002885); BEST Arabidopsis thaliana protein match is: Pentatricopeptide repeat (PPR) superfamily protein (TAIR:AT5G59900.1); Has 30201 Blast hits to 17322 proteins in 780 species: Archae - 12; Bacteria - 1396; Metazoa - 17338; Fungi - 3422; Plants - 5037; Viruses - 0; Other Eukaryotes - 2996 (source: NCBI BLink).), translating into MMGSMLFRKRTLVTRANFLLFRSFSVNVEKLSDASAEIAGILKQENWRDTLVSSNLSIEINPEVVLSVLRSKRVDDPSKLLSFFNWVDSQKVTEQKLDSFSFLALDLCNFGSFEKALSVVERMIERNWPVAEVWSSIVRCSQEFVGKSDDGVLFGILFDGYIAKGYIEEAVFVFSSSMGLELVPRLSRCKVLLDALLRWNRLDLFWDVYKGMVERNVVFDVKTYHMLIIAHCRAGNVQLGKDVLFKTEKEFRTATLNVDGALKLKESMICKGLVPLKYTYDVLIDGLCKIKRLEDAKSLLVEMDSLGVSLDNHTYSLLIDGLLKGRNADAAKGLVHEMVSHGINIKPYMYDCCICVMSKEGVMEKAKALFDGMIASGLIPQAQAYASLIEGYCREKNVRQGYELLVEMKKRNIVISPYTYGTVVKGMCSSGDLDGAYNIVKEMIASGCRPNVVIYTTLIKTFLQNSRFGDAMRVLKEMKEQGIAPDIFCYNSLIIGLSKAKRMDEARSFLVEMVENGLKPNAFTYGAFISGYIEASEFASADKYVKEMRECGVLPNKVLCTGLINEYCKKGKVIEACSAYRSMVDQGILGDAKTYTVLMNGLFKNDKVDDAEEIFREMRGKGIAPDVFSYGVLINGFSKLGNMQKASSIFDEMVEEGLTPNVIIYNMLLGGFCRSGEIEKAKELLDEMSVKGLHPNAVTYCTIIDGYCKSGDLAEAFRLFDEMKLKGLVPDSFVYTTLVDGCCRLNDVERAITIFGTNKKGCASSTAPFNALINWVFKFGKTELKTEVLNRLMDGSFDRFGKPNDVTYNIMIDYLCKEGNLEAAKELFHQMQNANLMPTVITYTSLLNGYDKMGRRAEMFPVFDEAIAAGIEPDHIMYSVIINAFLKEGMTTKALVLVDQMFAKNAVDDGCKLSISTCRALLSGFAKVGEMEVAEKVMENMVRLQYIPDSATVIELINESCISSNQRVEADAVP; encoded by the coding sequence ATGATGGGATCGATGTTGTTCAGGAAGAGAACTTTGGTCACGAGAGcgaattttttacttttccgGTCGTTTTCCGTTAACGTTGAGAAACTTTCCGACGCATCAGCTGAAATAGCGGGAATTCTCAAGCAAGAGAACTGGCGTGACACTCTGGTATCTTCGAATCTTTCAATCGAGATAAATCCAGAAGTAGTTCTCTCCGTTTTACGATCCAAACGCGTCGATGATCCCTCTAAgcttttgagtttcttcaacTGGGTCGATTCTCAAAAAGTCACAGAGCAGAAATTGGATTCGTTTTCGTTTCTCGCTTTGGATTTGTGTAATTTCGGTAGTTTTGAGAAAGCTCTTAGTGTTGTAGAACGGATGATTGAGAGAAATTGGCCTGTAGCTGAGGTTTGGAGTTCGATTGTGAGATGTTCACAAGAGTTTGTGGGAAAGAGTGATGATGGAGTTCTATTTGGGATATTGTTTGATGGATACATTGCAAAAGGGTATATAGAAGAAGctgtgtttgtgttttctaGCTCTATGGGTTTGGAATTGGTTCCTCGTTTGTCACGATGTAAAGTTTTGTTGGATGCGTTGTTGAGGTGGAACCGGCTGGATTTGTTTTGGGATGTGTATAAGGGGATGGTTGAGAGAAATGTAGTATTTGATGTTAAGACCTATCATATGTTGATTATTGCTCATTGTAGGGCTGGGAATGTTCAGTTGGGGAAAGatgttctttttaaaacgGAAAAAGAATTCAGGACGGCTACTTTGAATGTGGATGGAGCACTTAAGCTTAAGGAGTCGATGATTTGCAAAGGATTGGTGCCATTGAAGTATACATACGATGTACTTATAGATGGGTTGTGTAAGATAAAGAGACTAGAAGATGCTAAATCGTTGCTGGTAGAGATGGATAGTTTAGGTGTGTCTCTTGATAATCATACTTATAGTTTACTGATTGATGGCTTACTGAAGGGTAGAAATGCAGATGCTGCGAAAGGACTAGTCCATGAGATGGTTTCACATGGTATTAACATCAAACCTTATATGTATGATTGTTGTATTTGTGTGATGTCAAAGGAAGGGGTGATGGAGAAGGCAAAGGCTCTCTTTGATGGAATGATCGCATCCGGACTGATACCACAGGCTCAGGCTTATGCTAGTCTGATCGAAGGATACTGTCGAGAAAAGAATGTACGTCAGGGTTATGAGTTACTTgttgaaatgaaaaagaggAACATTGTCATATCTCCATATACTTATGGTACAGTGGTGAAAGGCATGTGCTCTTCTGGGGATCTCGATGGAGCTTATAACATTGTGAAGGAAATGATTGCAAGTGGTTGCAGACCCAATGTGGTTATATATACCACATTGATCAAAACCTTTCTCCAGAATAGTAGGTTTGGAGATGCAATGAGGGTgttaaaagaaatgaaagaacaAGGAATCGCACCAGACATATTTTGCTACAATTCCCTTATAATTGGCCTTTCAAAAGCTAAAAGAATGGACGAAGCAAGGTCTTTTCTGGTTGAAATGGTCGAGAACGGATTAAAGCCTAATGCTTTCACCTATGGGGCTTTTATCAGTGGATATATAGAGGCAAGTGAATTTGCATCTGCAGATAAGTATGTGAAAGAGATGCGGGAATGTGGCGTACTTCCAAATAAGGTTCTTTGCACGGGTTTGATCAATGAGTATTGCAAAAAGGGGAAAGTAATAGAGGCGTGTTCAGCATATAGATCCATGGTTGACCAAGGGATCCTGGGGGATGCTAAAACATACACTGTTCTTATGAAtggtctttttaaaaatgataaagtaGATGATGCCGAGGAGATTTTCCGCGAAATGCGTGGGAAGGGTATTGCACCTGATGTATTCTCTTATGGTGTTCTCATTAATGGATTTTCTAAGTTGGGAAATATGCAGAAGGCTTCTAGTATTTTTGATGAGATGGTTGAAGAAGGTTTGACTCCTAATGTTATCATATACAACATGTTACTTGGTGGCTTTTGCAGATCTGGTGAAATTGAAAAAGCTAAGGAACTGCTTGATGAAATGTCAGTTAAAGGTCTTCACCCGAATGCAGTGACCTACTGTACAATTATAGATGGATATTGCAAATCTGGGGATCTAGCTGAGGCTTTTCGGTTATTTGATGAGATGAAACTAAAGGGATTAGTTCCTGATAGTTTTGTGTACACAACACTCGTGGATGGGTGTTGCAGATTGAACGATGTGGAAAGAGCTATAACCATCTTTGGGACAAACAAGAAGGGCTGTGCTTCTAGTACCGCCCCTTTCAATGCTTTGATCAATTGGGTTTTTAAGTTTGGAAAAACagaattaaaaacagaagTGTTAAATCGGCTAATGGATGGGTCGTTTGATAGGTTTGGCAAGCCCAATGACGTAACATACAACATTATGATTGATTATCTATGCAAGGAAGGAAACTTGGAAGCTGCAAAGGAGCTCTTTCACCAGATGCAGAACGCTAATCTGATGCCTACTGTTATAACTTACACATCTCTTCTAAACGGGTATGATAAAATGGGTAGAAGAGCTGAAATGTTTCCTGTATTTGATGAGGCGATTGCTGCAGGAATTGAACCAGACCACATAATGTATAGTGTTATCATCAATGCTTTCCTGAAAGAAGGGATGACGACAAAAGCACTTGTGCTTGTGGATCAAATGTTTGCTAAGAACGCTGTTGATGATGGGTGTAAGCTAAGTATTTCAACATGCCGGGCTCTACTCTCTGGTTTTGCTAAAGTGGGAGAAATGGAGGTAGCTGAGAAGGTTATGGAGAACATGGTTCGACTCCAATATATTCCTGATTCTGCGACTGTTATTGAGTTAATCAATGAAAGTTGCATTTCCTCAAACCAAAGAGTGGAAGCTGATGCAGTTCCATAG
- a CDS encoding uncharacterized protein (unknown protein; Has 30201 Blast hits to 17322 proteins in 780 species: Archae - 12; Bacteria - 1396; Metazoa - 17338; Fungi - 3422; Plants - 5037; Viruses - 0; Other Eukaryotes - 2996 (source: NCBI BLink).): protein MGRGNSRVGNALAKRCGTQEYCVAFVCGLKATIVGIFVR from the coding sequence ATGGGGAGAGGAAATTCACGTGTTGGTAACGCACTTGCTAAGAGGTGTGGGACCCAAGAGTACTGTGTAGCATTTGTGTGTGGTCTAAAAGCAACCATTGTAGGAATCTTTGTccgttaa
- the ARF2 gene encoding auxin response factor 2 (auxin response factor 2 (ARF2); FUNCTIONS IN: protein binding, sequence-specific DNA binding transcription factor activity; INVOLVED IN: in 7 processes; LOCATED IN: nucleus, chloroplast; EXPRESSED IN: 23 plant structures; EXPRESSED DURING: 13 growth stages; CONTAINS InterPro DOMAIN/s: Aux/IAA-ARF-dimerisation (InterPro:IPR011525), Transcriptional factor B3 (InterPro:IPR003340), AUX/IAA protein (InterPro:IPR003311), Auxin response factor (InterPro:IPR010525); BEST Arabidopsis thaliana protein match is: auxin response factor 1 (TAIR:AT1G59750.2).), with protein sequence MASSEVSMKGNRGGDNFSSSGFSDPKETRNVSVAGEGQKSNSTRSAAAERALDPEAALYRELWHACAGPLVTVPRQDDRVFYFPQGHIEQVEASTNQAAEQQMPLYDLPSKLLCRVINVDLKAEADTDEVYAQITLLPEANQDENAIEKEAPLPPPPRFQVHSFCKTLTASDTSTHGGFSVLRRHADECLPPLDMSRQPPTQELVAKDLHANEWRFRHIFRGQPRRHLLQSGWSVFVSSKRLVAGDAFIFLRGENGELRVGVRRAMRQQGNVPSSVISSHSMHLGVLATAWHAISTGTMFTVYYKPRTSPSEFIVPFDQYMESVKNNYSIGMRFKMRFEGEEAPEQRFTGTIVGIEESDPTRWPKSKWRSLKVRWDETSSIPRPDRVSPWKVEPALAPPALSPVPMPRPKRPRSNIAPSSPDSSMLTREGTTKANMDPLPASGLSRVLQGQEYSTLRTKHTESVECDAPENSVVWQSSADDDKVDVVSGSRRYGSENWMSSARHEPTYTDLLSGFGTNIDPSHGQRIPFYDHSSSPSMPAKRILSDSEGKFDYLANQWQMIHSGLSLKLHESPKVPAATDASLQGRCNVKYSEYPVLNGLSTENAGGNWPIRPRALNYYEEVVNAQAQAQAREQVTKQPFTIQEETAKSREGNCRLFGIPLTNNMNGTDSTMSQRNNLNDAAGLTQIASPKVQDLSDQSKGSKSTNDHREQGRPFQTNNPHPKDAQTKTNSSRSCTKVHKQGIALGRSVDLSKFQNYEELVAELDRLFEFNGELMAPKKDWLIVYTDEENDMMLVGDDPWQEFCCMVRKIFIYTKEEVRKMNPGTLSCRSEEEAVDGGRLVETGEQNGMMGLR encoded by the exons ATGGCGAGTTCGGAGGTTTCAATGAAAGGTAATCGTGGAGGAGATAACTTCTCCTCCTCTGGTTTTAGTGACCCTAAGGAGACTAGAAATGTCTCCGTCGCCGGCGAGGGGCAAAAAAGTAATTCTACCCGATCCGCTGCGGCTGAGCGTGCTT TGGACCCTGAGGCTGCTCTTTACAGAGAGCTATGGCACGCTTGTGCTGGTCCGCTTGTGACGGTTCCTAGACAAGACGACCGAGTCTTCTATTTTCCTCAAGGACACATCGAGCAG GTGGAGGCTTCGACGAACCAGGCGGCAGAACAACAGATGCCTCTCTATGATCTTCCGTCAAAGCTTCTCTGTCGAGTTATTAATGTAGATTTAAAG GCAGAGGCAGATACAGATGAAGTTTATGCGCAGATTACTCTTCTTCCTGAGGCTAat CAAGACGAGAATGCAATTGAGAAAGAAGCGCCTCTTCCTCCACCTCCGAGGTTCCAGGTGCATTCGTTCTGCAAAACCTTGACTGCATCCGACACAAGTACACATGGTGGATTTTCTGTTCTTAGGCGACATGCGGATGAATGTCTCCCACCTCTG GATATGTCTCGACAGCCTCCCACTCAAGAGTTAGTTGCAAAGGATTTGCATGCAAATGAGTGGCGATTCAGACATATATTCCGGG GTCAACCACGGAGGCATTTGCTACAGAGTGGGTGGAGTGTGTTTGTTAGCTCCAAAAGGCTAGTTGCAGGCGATGCGTTTATATTTCTAAG GGGCGAGAATGGAGAATTAAGAGTTGGTGTAAGGCGTGCGATGCGACAACAAGGAAACGTGCCGTCTTCTGTTATATCTAGCCATAGCATGCATCTTGGAGTACTGGCCACCGCATGGCATGCCATTTCAACAGGGACTATGTTTACAGTCTACTACAAACCCAg GACGAGCCCATCTGAGTTTATTGTTCCGTTCGATCAGTATATGGAGTCTGTTAAGAATAACTACTCTATTGGCATGAGATTCAAAATGAGATTTGAAGGCGAAGAGGCTCCTGAGCAGAG GTTTACTGGCACAATCGTTGGGATTGAAGAGTCTGATCCTACTAGGTGGCCAAAATCAAAGTGGAGATCCCTCAAG GTGAGATGGGATGAGACTTCTAGTATTCCTCGACCTGATAGAGTATCTCCGTGGAAAGTAGAGCCAGCTCTTGCTCCTCCTGCTTTGAGTCCTGTTCCAATGCCTAGGCCTAAGAGGCCCAGATCAAATATAGCACCTTCATCTCCTGACTCTTCGATGCTTACCAGAGAAG GTACAACTAAGGCAAACATGGACCCTTTACCAGCAAGCGGACTTTCAAGGGTCTTGCAAGGTCAAGAATACTCGACCTTGAGGACGAAACATACTGAGAGTGTAGAGTGTGATGCTCCTGAGAATTCTGTTGTCTGGCAATCTTCAGCGGATGATGATAAGGTTGACGTGGTTTCGGGTTCTAGAAGATATGGATCTGAGAACTGGATGTCCTCAGCCAGGCATGAACCTACTTACACAGATTTGCTCTCCGGCTTTGGGACTAACATAGATCCATCCCATGGTCAGCGGATACCTTTTTATGACCATTCATCATCACCTTCTATGCCTGCAAAGAGAATCTTGAGTGATTCAGAAGGCAAGTTCGATTATCTTGCTAACCAGTGGCAGATGATACACTCTGGTCTCTCCCTGAAGTTACATGAATCTCCTAAGGTACCTGCAGCAACTGATGCGTCTCTCCAAGGGCGATGCAATGTTAAATACAGCGAATATCCTGTTCTTAATGGTCTATCGACTGAGAATGCTGGTGGTAACTGGCCAATACGTCCACGTGCTTTGAATTATTATGAGGAAGTGGTCAATGCTCAAGCGCAAGCTCAGGCTAGGGAGCAAGTAACAAAACAACCCTTCACGATACAAGAGGAGACAGCAAAGTCAAGAGAAGGGAACTGCAGGCTCTTTGGCATTCCTCTGACCAACAACATGAATGGGACAGACTCAACCATGTCTCAGAGAAACAACTTGAATGATGCTGCGGGGCTTACACAGATAGCATCACCAAAGGTTCAGGACCTTTCAGATCAGTCAAAAGggtcaaaatcaacaaacgATCATCGTGAACAGGGAAGACCATTCCAGACTAATAATCCTCATCCGAAGGATGCTCAAACGAAAACCAACTCAAGTAGGAGTTGCACAAAG GTTCACAAGCAGGGAATTGCACTTGGCCGTTCAGTGGATCTTTCAAAGTTCCAAAACTATGAGGAGTTAGTCGCTGAGCTGGACAGGCTGTTTGAGTTCAATGGAGAGTTGATGGCTCCTAAGAAAGATTGGTTGATAGTTTACACAGATGAAGAGAATGATATGATGCTTGTTGGTGACGATCCTTGGCA GGAGTTTTGTTGCATGGTTCGCAAAATCTTCATATACACGAAAGAGGAAGTGAGGAAGATGAACCCGGGGACTTTAAGCTGTAGGAGCGAGGAAGAAGCAGTT GATGGGGGTCGATTGGTGGAGACTGGAGAGCAAAATGGGATGATGGGTTTAAGataa
- the ARF2 gene encoding auxin response factor 2 (auxin response factor 2 (ARF2); FUNCTIONS IN: protein binding, sequence-specific DNA binding transcription factor activity; INVOLVED IN: in 7 processes; LOCATED IN: nucleus, chloroplast; EXPRESSED IN: 24 plant structures; EXPRESSED DURING: 13 growth stages; CONTAINS InterPro DOMAIN/s: Aux/IAA-ARF-dimerisation (InterPro:IPR011525), Transcriptional factor B3 (InterPro:IPR003340), AUX/IAA protein (InterPro:IPR003311), Auxin response factor (InterPro:IPR010525); BEST Arabidopsis thaliana protein match is: auxin response factor 1 (TAIR:AT1G59750.2); Has 2589 Blast hits to 2182 proteins in 92 species: Archae - 0; Bacteria - 2; Metazoa - 4; Fungi - 2; Plants - 2572; Viruses - 0; Other Eukaryotes - 9 (source: NCBI BLink).) codes for MASSEVSMKGNRGGDNFSSSGFSDPKETRNVSVAGEGQKSNSTRSAAAERALDPEAALYRELWHACAGPLVTVPRQDDRVFYFPQGHIEQVEASTNQAAEQQMPLYDLPSKLLCRVINVDLKAEADTDEVYAQITLLPEANQDENAIEKEAPLPPPPRFQVHSFCKTLTASDTSTHGGFSVLRRHADECLPPLDMSRQPPTQELVAKDLHANEWRFRHIFRGQPRRHLLQSGWSVFVSSKRLVAGDAFIFLRGENGELRVGVRRAMRQQGNVPSSVISSHSMHLGVLATAWHAISTGTMFTVYYKPRTSPSEFIVPFDQYMESVKNNYSIGMRFKMRFEGEEAPEQRFTGTIVGIEESDPTRWPKSKWRSLKVRWDETSSIPRPDRVSPWKVEPALAPPALSPVPMPRPKRPRSNIAPSSPDSSMLTREGTTKANMDPLPASGLSRVLQGQEYSTLRTKHTESVECDAPENSVVWQSSADDDKVDVVSGSRRYGSENWMSSARHEPTYTDLLSGFGTNIDPSHGQRIPFYDHSSSPSMPAKRILSDSEGKFDYLANQWQMIHSGLSLKLHESPKVPAATDASLQGRCNVKYSEYPVLNGLSTENAGGNWPIRPRALNYYEEVVNAQAQAQAREQVTKQPFTIQEETAKSREGNCRLFGIPLTNNMNGTDSTMSQRNNLNDAAGLTQIASPKVQDLSDQSKGSKSTNDHREQGRPFQTNNPHPKDAQTKTNSSRSCTKVHKQGIALGRSVDLSKFQNYEELVAELDRLFEFNGELMAPKKDWLIVYTDEENDMMLVGDDPWQEFCCMVRKIFIYTKEEVRKMNPGTLSCRSEEEAVVGEGSDAKDAKSASNPSLSSAGNS; via the exons ATGGCGAGTTCGGAGGTTTCAATGAAAGGTAATCGTGGAGGAGATAACTTCTCCTCCTCTGGTTTTAGTGACCCTAAGGAGACTAGAAATGTCTCCGTCGCCGGCGAGGGGCAAAAAAGTAATTCTACCCGATCCGCTGCGGCTGAGCGTGCTT TGGACCCTGAGGCTGCTCTTTACAGAGAGCTATGGCACGCTTGTGCTGGTCCGCTTGTGACGGTTCCTAGACAAGACGACCGAGTCTTCTATTTTCCTCAAGGACACATCGAGCAG GTGGAGGCTTCGACGAACCAGGCGGCAGAACAACAGATGCCTCTCTATGATCTTCCGTCAAAGCTTCTCTGTCGAGTTATTAATGTAGATTTAAAG GCAGAGGCAGATACAGATGAAGTTTATGCGCAGATTACTCTTCTTCCTGAGGCTAat CAAGACGAGAATGCAATTGAGAAAGAAGCGCCTCTTCCTCCACCTCCGAGGTTCCAGGTGCATTCGTTCTGCAAAACCTTGACTGCATCCGACACAAGTACACATGGTGGATTTTCTGTTCTTAGGCGACATGCGGATGAATGTCTCCCACCTCTG GATATGTCTCGACAGCCTCCCACTCAAGAGTTAGTTGCAAAGGATTTGCATGCAAATGAGTGGCGATTCAGACATATATTCCGGG GTCAACCACGGAGGCATTTGCTACAGAGTGGGTGGAGTGTGTTTGTTAGCTCCAAAAGGCTAGTTGCAGGCGATGCGTTTATATTTCTAAG GGGCGAGAATGGAGAATTAAGAGTTGGTGTAAGGCGTGCGATGCGACAACAAGGAAACGTGCCGTCTTCTGTTATATCTAGCCATAGCATGCATCTTGGAGTACTGGCCACCGCATGGCATGCCATTTCAACAGGGACTATGTTTACAGTCTACTACAAACCCAg GACGAGCCCATCTGAGTTTATTGTTCCGTTCGATCAGTATATGGAGTCTGTTAAGAATAACTACTCTATTGGCATGAGATTCAAAATGAGATTTGAAGGCGAAGAGGCTCCTGAGCAGAG GTTTACTGGCACAATCGTTGGGATTGAAGAGTCTGATCCTACTAGGTGGCCAAAATCAAAGTGGAGATCCCTCAAG GTGAGATGGGATGAGACTTCTAGTATTCCTCGACCTGATAGAGTATCTCCGTGGAAAGTAGAGCCAGCTCTTGCTCCTCCTGCTTTGAGTCCTGTTCCAATGCCTAGGCCTAAGAGGCCCAGATCAAATATAGCACCTTCATCTCCTGACTCTTCGATGCTTACCAGAGAAG GTACAACTAAGGCAAACATGGACCCTTTACCAGCAAGCGGACTTTCAAGGGTCTTGCAAGGTCAAGAATACTCGACCTTGAGGACGAAACATACTGAGAGTGTAGAGTGTGATGCTCCTGAGAATTCTGTTGTCTGGCAATCTTCAGCGGATGATGATAAGGTTGACGTGGTTTCGGGTTCTAGAAGATATGGATCTGAGAACTGGATGTCCTCAGCCAGGCATGAACCTACTTACACAGATTTGCTCTCCGGCTTTGGGACTAACATAGATCCATCCCATGGTCAGCGGATACCTTTTTATGACCATTCATCATCACCTTCTATGCCTGCAAAGAGAATCTTGAGTGATTCAGAAGGCAAGTTCGATTATCTTGCTAACCAGTGGCAGATGATACACTCTGGTCTCTCCCTGAAGTTACATGAATCTCCTAAGGTACCTGCAGCAACTGATGCGTCTCTCCAAGGGCGATGCAATGTTAAATACAGCGAATATCCTGTTCTTAATGGTCTATCGACTGAGAATGCTGGTGGTAACTGGCCAATACGTCCACGTGCTTTGAATTATTATGAGGAAGTGGTCAATGCTCAAGCGCAAGCTCAGGCTAGGGAGCAAGTAACAAAACAACCCTTCACGATACAAGAGGAGACAGCAAAGTCAAGAGAAGGGAACTGCAGGCTCTTTGGCATTCCTCTGACCAACAACATGAATGGGACAGACTCAACCATGTCTCAGAGAAACAACTTGAATGATGCTGCGGGGCTTACACAGATAGCATCACCAAAGGTTCAGGACCTTTCAGATCAGTCAAAAGggtcaaaatcaacaaacgATCATCGTGAACAGGGAAGACCATTCCAGACTAATAATCCTCATCCGAAGGATGCTCAAACGAAAACCAACTCAAGTAGGAGTTGCACAAAG GTTCACAAGCAGGGAATTGCACTTGGCCGTTCAGTGGATCTTTCAAAGTTCCAAAACTATGAGGAGTTAGTCGCTGAGCTGGACAGGCTGTTTGAGTTCAATGGAGAGTTGATGGCTCCTAAGAAAGATTGGTTGATAGTTTACACAGATGAAGAGAATGATATGATGCTTGTTGGTGACGATCCTTGGCA GGAGTTTTGTTGCATGGTTCGCAAAATCTTCATATACACGAAAGAGGAAGTGAGGAAGATGAACCCGGGGACTTTAAGCTGTAGGAGCGAGGAAGAAGCAGTTGTTGGGGAAGGATCAGATGCAAAGGACGCCAAGTCTGCATCAAATCCTTCATTGTCCAGCGCTGGGAACtcttaa